Proteins encoded in a region of the Shewanella polaris genome:
- a CDS encoding TonB-dependent receptor plug domain-containing protein, translating into MMQSKKSTFGFSSLSLAISFALAGTVVSSQAFAADEEVAKLDNVEKMAVVGSRAAPRSIGDSPVPVDIISSDDLKKNGSTDMIDMLVTSVPSFNSRAQPISDAATLVRPVNLRGLPSDSTLILVNGKRRHRASVIAFQGGGINDGAQGPDISVIPGVALKQVEVLRDGAAAQYGSDAIAGVMNFVLKDASEGGSITVSQGEYYEGDGAATTIDGNVGLPLTDDGFINISAQYKTADATSRSVQRPDAAAIAAGGNEFIQDPAQTWGNPEIKDDFTVFVNSGFDINDKTHLYAFGNVSSRKATGGFYYRNPHNRGNVYSVDGGETLLVGAVNGDQSTCDVVPANVANVLNTPEYLAMVADPNCFSMNQIRPGGYTPQFTGKIEDMSFFAGIKGELGEWMYDASAGTGSNKASFGLKNSLNPSMGLDTPTDFDTGSYEQVETTVNVDFSRYVTIGSLEDISFATGFEWREESFEIGQGEEASWIAGPYADQGFNIGSHGFKGFGPESAGKNDRSNIGIYTDVEAHLTDDFLVGLALRYEDFSTFGDTLNYKLTAQYIATDELSFRASHSTGFRAPTVGQENVVNTQTSIVEGDLIQTFIAPPTNPLAAFYGGEVLNPEESVSYAAGFVYEYENLFLTVDYYNIEVTGRIAQSSQIAVEASDYDALRAAGVEFPELISAVTFYTNDFDTTTQGVDIVGSYTTEMLSGDAKFSLAYGWTDTSVDKYNSETTNEGKVRRLEDGIPAHRATLTWGQNWDDLSMSLRGNYFGEYYATHADDTSDWGSEMADAAVTIDLEVSYAVMDNLTVSVGANNIFDQEAQKLKDGTLGELGAVYYESGPFDYNGGYYYGRVNYRF; encoded by the coding sequence ATGATGCAATCAAAAAAATCTACATTTGGTTTTAGTTCGTTGAGCTTGGCCATTTCATTTGCACTTGCTGGAACTGTTGTTAGTTCACAAGCTTTTGCAGCAGATGAAGAAGTAGCAAAATTAGATAATGTTGAAAAAATGGCTGTTGTGGGCTCTCGTGCGGCACCGCGTTCTATTGGTGACTCACCAGTCCCAGTGGATATTATCAGCAGTGACGACCTTAAGAAAAACGGCTCCACAGACATGATCGATATGTTAGTGACTTCAGTGCCGTCTTTTAACTCTCGTGCGCAACCTATTAGTGATGCCGCGACACTTGTTCGTCCGGTTAACTTACGTGGTCTACCATCAGACAGCACACTTATTTTGGTTAATGGCAAACGCCGTCACCGAGCATCTGTTATTGCTTTCCAAGGTGGTGGCATTAACGATGGTGCTCAAGGTCCAGATATTTCAGTCATTCCTGGTGTTGCCTTAAAGCAAGTTGAAGTATTGCGTGATGGTGCGGCGGCGCAGTATGGTTCGGATGCGATTGCGGGTGTCATGAACTTTGTATTAAAAGATGCTTCTGAAGGCGGCTCTATTACCGTTAGTCAGGGCGAATACTATGAAGGTGACGGCGCTGCAACGACGATTGATGGTAATGTTGGTTTACCGCTAACAGATGATGGTTTTATTAATATCAGTGCGCAATATAAAACGGCCGATGCCACAAGTCGCAGTGTACAGCGTCCAGATGCCGCGGCTATAGCTGCTGGAGGCAACGAATTTATTCAAGATCCTGCGCAAACTTGGGGTAACCCAGAAATCAAAGATGACTTTACCGTATTCGTAAACTCTGGTTTTGATATCAATGATAAGACACATTTATATGCTTTTGGTAACGTCTCATCGCGTAAAGCGACTGGTGGCTTCTACTATCGTAATCCACATAACCGTGGCAATGTTTACTCAGTCGATGGCGGCGAAACACTATTAGTTGGTGCCGTTAATGGCGATCAATCAACGTGTGATGTAGTGCCTGCTAATGTGGCTAATGTGCTTAATACTCCAGAATACCTAGCCATGGTAGCCGACCCAAATTGTTTCTCAATGAACCAAATTCGTCCAGGCGGTTATACACCGCAGTTCACTGGTAAAATTGAAGACATGTCTTTCTTTGCTGGTATTAAAGGCGAACTAGGGGAGTGGATGTATGATGCCAGTGCAGGCACAGGTAGCAACAAAGCTAGCTTTGGTTTAAAAAATTCACTTAACCCATCGATGGGGTTAGATACACCTACTGACTTTGATACGGGTTCGTACGAGCAAGTTGAAACTACAGTTAACGTCGACTTTAGTCGTTACGTTACTATCGGTAGCCTAGAAGATATTAGTTTTGCAACGGGTTTTGAATGGCGTGAAGAGTCATTCGAGATTGGTCAAGGTGAAGAAGCGTCTTGGATTGCTGGTCCTTATGCCGACCAAGGTTTTAACATCGGCTCACACGGTTTTAAAGGTTTTGGTCCAGAATCTGCGGGTAAAAATGACCGCAGCAATATTGGGATTTATACCGATGTTGAAGCGCACTTAACTGATGATTTCTTGGTTGGCTTAGCATTACGCTACGAAGACTTTTCGACCTTTGGTGACACGTTAAACTACAAGTTAACCGCACAGTACATTGCAACGGATGAGTTATCATTCCGAGCATCGCACAGTACGGGTTTCCGTGCGCCGACAGTTGGCCAAGAAAACGTGGTTAATACTCAAACATCGATTGTTGAGGGTGACTTAATTCAAACCTTTATTGCACCACCAACTAATCCGTTAGCGGCATTTTATGGTGGTGAAGTACTCAATCCTGAAGAGTCGGTGAGTTATGCTGCAGGTTTTGTGTATGAGTATGAAAACTTATTCTTAACTGTCGATTACTACAATATTGAAGTTACAGGTCGTATTGCGCAATCTAGCCAAATTGCGGTTGAAGCAAGTGACTACGATGCATTAAGAGCTGCCGGTGTTGAATTCCCTGAATTAATTTCAGCGGTAACCTTCTATACTAATGATTTTGATACTACAACTCAAGGTGTTGATATTGTTGGTTCTTATACCACAGAAATGTTGTCCGGTGATGCGAAATTTAGTCTAGCCTACGGTTGGACTGATACGAGTGTTGATAAATACAATTCAGAAACGACTAATGAAGGCAAGGTTCGTCGTTTAGAAGACGGTATTCCTGCACATCGTGCCACCCTTACTTGGGGGCAAAATTGGGATGATTTAAGCATGTCTCTGCGTGGTAACTACTTTGGTGAGTACTATGCAACCCATGCTGATGATACGTCTGATTGGGGCTCTGAAATGGCTGATGCAGCCGTGACAATCGACCTTGAAGTCAGTTATGCCGTAATGGATAACTTAACGGTATCAGTTGGTGCTAATAACATCTTTGATCAAGAAGCGCAGAAGCTAAAAGACGGCACTTTAGGTGAGTTAGGTGCAGTGTACTACGAAAGTGGTCCATTCGATTATAACGGTGGTTACTACTACGGACGTGTAAACTACCGCTTCTAA
- a CDS encoding thioredoxin family protein: MKILMMILLVVIFSAVIGLIWAKIRGKSIPTLVIIMLGFMGVCFAGIISFVNQGENYQTYQKLRWQPLQPEKIAAYVEQGKIVFVDITADWCVPCQTNKANVLYREQVVERLNDPQIILMQGNWTQADEVIERYMGQQAAAGTPFNKVYGSSYPEGIELPKALVIDDLYQALSLANHKSVNILR, from the coding sequence ATGAAGATATTAATGATGATATTACTGGTGGTTATTTTCAGTGCTGTTATAGGGCTTATTTGGGCTAAAATCCGAGGAAAATCAATTCCGACTTTAGTCATCATTATGCTCGGGTTTATGGGGGTATGTTTTGCGGGGATTATTTCCTTTGTTAATCAGGGTGAAAATTATCAAACCTACCAAAAATTACGCTGGCAACCGCTTCAACCTGAAAAAATTGCCGCCTATGTTGAACAAGGTAAAATTGTCTTTGTTGATATCACAGCAGACTGGTGTGTGCCCTGCCAAACGAATAAAGCCAATGTCCTTTATCGGGAGCAAGTGGTGGAGCGCTTAAATGACCCACAGATTATCTTAATGCAAGGAAACTGGACTCAAGCCGACGAGGTCATTGAACGATATATGGGCCAACAGGCAGCTGCTGGAACGCCTTTTAATAAAGTATATGGATCAAGTTACCCTGAGGGAATAGAACTGCCCAAAGCGCTTGTTATCGACGATCTTTATCAAGCCTTATCGTTAGCAAACCATAAAAGCGTCAACATTCTGCGATAA
- a CDS encoding LysE family translocator, with protein sequence MTLSTWLGLLAICCLGAMSPGPSLAMVVRHTLSGGRLHGVVCAWAHSIGIGVYALVTLLGLAAVLKASPLMFNTIALMGAFYLAWMGIQALSSKGGLQKKLTAGKPTSLWVAARNGLAISLLNPKILLFFLALFSQFVLAAQTTTGQALIVVTPLIMDGLWYTIIAFVLSHSAVLPRLRDKAKLIDRLSGVVLILLAIRVVYTIL encoded by the coding sequence ATGACGTTAAGTACGTGGTTAGGGTTATTAGCAATATGCTGTTTGGGCGCGATGTCTCCGGGACCCAGTTTAGCTATGGTGGTGAGGCATACTCTCAGTGGCGGAAGATTACACGGTGTGGTGTGTGCTTGGGCCCATTCAATTGGTATTGGTGTCTATGCACTTGTGACGTTATTAGGGTTGGCGGCAGTATTAAAAGCCTCGCCATTAATGTTTAATACCATAGCATTAATGGGGGCATTTTACTTAGCTTGGATGGGCATTCAAGCGCTTAGTTCTAAAGGCGGGTTGCAGAAAAAGTTAACCGCAGGAAAGCCAACAAGTTTATGGGTGGCTGCTCGAAACGGTCTCGCAATTTCTCTTTTAAACCCCAAAATTTTATTGTTCTTTTTAGCTTTGTTTAGCCAGTTTGTATTGGCCGCACAAACCACAACGGGACAGGCTTTAATCGTGGTTACACCGTTAATTATGGATGGCTTGTGGTATACCATTATTGCGTTTGTGTTATCACATTCTGCTGTATTGCCTAGATTACGAGACAAGGCTAAGCTAATCGATAGGTTATCTGGGGTTGTGCTGATTTTACTTGCGATAAGAGTTGTTTATACCATTTTATAG
- a CDS encoding DUF3144 domain-containing protein produces MSEPKTELTMYQIADQFIALANQLSQQENDIGKVGTAMRFASARFNAFEASLKSSDLAAEKDHALAWFSDEYKAMLKENLEDHIANPPVAAPKKEQVSDDSVQMFKAD; encoded by the coding sequence ATGTCTGAACCAAAAACAGAATTAACAATGTATCAAATAGCTGACCAATTTATTGCCCTCGCCAATCAATTAAGCCAACAAGAAAATGATATTGGCAAAGTCGGTACCGCAATGAGATTTGCTTCCGCACGTTTTAATGCGTTTGAAGCTTCGCTTAAATCATCCGATCTCGCTGCAGAAAAAGATCATGCATTAGCTTGGTTTTCTGATGAGTACAAAGCCATGCTAAAAGAAAATTTAGAGGATCATATTGCTAATCCGCCAGTCGCAGCACCAAAAAAAGAGCAAGTTAGCGATGATAGCGTGCAAATGTTTAAAGCTGACTAA
- a CDS encoding type II secretion system protein produces MMPLNITNNTNESGFTLIELVVVIIILGILAVIALPKFLDLGQDAKIASVKATGGAFSSAITLAHVKWATLGYSGPADNLVIFSQAGTDGQLDINLWGYPAQHYTPYEASPRLNNTNDCLSVWPTLLLDGPSVSSSADEDTSDYKAEYISPDQCRYYYNPLPLLSIYYDSRDGRVLVDSDPNS; encoded by the coding sequence ATGATGCCATTGAATATAACTAACAACACGAACGAATCTGGATTTACCCTAATAGAATTAGTGGTCGTGATTATAATCCTCGGAATTCTTGCTGTTATAGCATTACCCAAATTTTTAGATTTAGGTCAAGATGCAAAAATTGCTTCCGTTAAAGCAACTGGTGGAGCATTTTCTTCAGCAATAACGCTGGCTCATGTTAAGTGGGCCACTTTGGGCTATTCTGGTCCTGCTGATAATTTGGTTATTTTCAGCCAAGCTGGAACCGATGGCCAATTGGATATAAATCTATGGGGTTATCCTGCGCAACATTATACCCCTTATGAAGCTTCACCAAGATTGAATAACACCAATGATTGCCTCTCAGTCTGGCCGACACTGCTACTAGATGGCCCAAGCGTTTCAAGCAGTGCAGATGAAGATACATCTGATTACAAAGCAGAGTATATCAGCCCAGATCAGTGTCGTTATTACTACAACCCACTACCACTTTTATCAATATATTATGATTCACGTGACGGCCGAGTGTTGGTAGATTCAGATCCCAATAGTTAA
- the ung gene encoding uracil-DNA glycosylase, with protein MTKHWQEFIQQQQNQVYYQQLQSFITQQRNEGKTIYPPENEVFSAFQLTPLEQVKVVILGQDPYHGPDQAHGLSFSVKTGIKPPPSLVNIYKELQNDIEGFIVPNHGNLTAWAKQGVLLLNTVLTVEQGKAHSHAKAGWQAFTDNVLKRLNQQSTPIIFVCWGNYAIKKGQLITASHHHILNGPHPSPLSAYRGFFGCGHFSNINRLLLEDGDKPINWQV; from the coding sequence ATGACTAAGCATTGGCAAGAATTTATTCAGCAACAACAGAACCAAGTCTATTATCAGCAACTTCAGTCGTTTATTACCCAACAACGTAATGAGGGGAAAACGATATACCCACCTGAAAATGAGGTGTTTTCTGCTTTTCAATTAACACCACTAGAGCAAGTTAAAGTCGTGATATTAGGCCAAGATCCATATCATGGGCCAGATCAAGCTCATGGGTTATCTTTTTCAGTAAAAACAGGCATTAAACCACCACCATCATTAGTTAATATTTATAAAGAATTACAGAATGATATTGAAGGGTTTATCGTACCCAACCATGGTAATTTGACGGCTTGGGCAAAGCAGGGCGTTTTACTATTAAATACGGTGTTAACGGTTGAACAAGGGAAAGCTCATTCTCATGCTAAAGCGGGTTGGCAAGCGTTTACTGATAATGTCTTGAAACGATTAAATCAGCAATCAACGCCGATTATATTTGTGTGTTGGGGGAATTATGCGATTAAAAAAGGCCAGCTGATTACAGCATCTCATCACCATATTCTGAATGGCCCACATCCATCGCCATTATCGGCTTATCGTGGTTTTTTTGGTTGCGGTCATTTCTCAAATATAAATCGATTATTACTTGAAGATGGGGATAAACCTATCAATTGGCAAGTGTAA
- the ispB gene encoding octaprenyl diphosphate synthase — translation MDLNAIRQLADTDMQAVNQLIYKQLESDVALINQLGFYIINGGGKRLRPLLSVLAARTVDYQGEQHLKLAAIIEFIHTASLLHDDVVDESTLRRGRETANALFGNSASVLVGDFLYTRSFQMMTDLDNMKVLQVLAHTTNVLAEGEVLQLMNCNDPDTTEANYMRVIYCKTAKLFEAATQLAGVLANATPEQEQALADYGKYLGTAFQLTDDLLDYTANADELGKNIGDDLAEGKPTLPLIYAMENGSDTAKKLIREAIEQSDGSKVIDEILVALDESGALVYTQEKAQAESQKAINALSIFPESDYKQALISLAHLSVNRSN, via the coding sequence ATGGATTTAAACGCCATTCGTCAACTGGCTGACACTGATATGCAAGCAGTCAATCAGCTGATATATAAACAACTTGAGTCTGATGTAGCCTTAATTAATCAATTAGGTTTCTACATTATCAATGGCGGTGGTAAACGTTTACGTCCGTTATTATCAGTATTAGCCGCCCGAACCGTTGACTATCAAGGCGAACAACACCTTAAACTCGCTGCCATTATCGAATTTATCCATACAGCGTCTTTACTACATGACGATGTTGTTGATGAATCGACACTTAGACGCGGCCGTGAAACAGCCAATGCTTTATTTGGGAATAGTGCTAGCGTACTAGTAGGTGACTTTTTATATACGCGGTCATTTCAAATGATGACTGATCTCGACAATATGAAAGTGCTTCAAGTCCTTGCTCATACCACTAACGTGCTAGCTGAGGGTGAAGTATTACAGTTAATGAACTGTAATGATCCTGATACCACAGAAGCAAACTATATGCGGGTTATTTACTGTAAAACCGCAAAATTGTTTGAAGCGGCAACTCAGTTAGCAGGTGTATTAGCAAATGCCACCCCAGAACAAGAACAAGCCTTGGCTGATTACGGTAAATACCTTGGTACAGCTTTTCAGCTCACTGATGATTTACTTGATTACACAGCTAACGCTGATGAATTAGGAAAAAACATCGGGGATGATCTTGCGGAAGGCAAACCTACATTACCGTTAATTTATGCAATGGAAAATGGTTCTGACACTGCTAAAAAACTCATACGAGAAGCGATTGAACAAAGCGACGGGTCAAAAGTCATTGATGAGATTTTAGTTGCTTTAGATGAATCTGGCGCATTAGTTTATACGCAAGAAAAAGCTCAAGCTGAGTCACAAAAAGCCATTAATGCCTTAAGTATTTTTCCTGAAAGTGACTATAAACAGGCTTTAATTTCGCTGGCCCATTTGTCAGTTAATCGCAGTAATTAA
- the rplU gene encoding 50S ribosomal protein L21 — protein sequence MYAVFQSGGKQHRVAEGHTVRLEKLEVATGETVEFDQVLLIADGETVHVGAPLVAGGKVVAEVVGHGRGEKVTIVKFRRRKHHDKKMGHRQWFTEVKITAISA from the coding sequence ATGTACGCTGTTTTTCAAAGTGGCGGAAAGCAACATCGTGTTGCTGAAGGTCATACAGTTCGTTTAGAAAAATTAGAAGTTGCTACTGGTGAAACCGTAGAATTCGATCAAGTTTTATTGATTGCAGATGGTGAAACAGTACATGTTGGTGCTCCTTTAGTTGCTGGCGGTAAAGTCGTAGCTGAAGTAGTTGGCCACGGTCGCGGCGAAAAGGTAACTATCGTCAAGTTCCGTCGTCGTAAGCATCACGACAAGAAGATGGGCCATCGTCAATGGTTCACCGAAGTTAAAATCACTGCGATCAGCGCATAA
- the rpmA gene encoding 50S ribosomal protein L27 yields the protein MAHKKAGGSTRNGRDSESKRLGVKRFGGESVLAGNIIVRQRGTKFHAGVNVGIGRDHTLFALTDGKVKFQVKGPNNRKFISIEA from the coding sequence ATGGCACATAAAAAAGCTGGCGGTTCTACTCGTAACGGCCGCGATTCAGAAAGTAAACGTCTTGGTGTTAAACGCTTTGGCGGTGAATCAGTTCTAGCTGGTAACATTATCGTTCGTCAACGTGGTACTAAGTTCCACGCTGGTGTAAACGTAGGTATTGGTCGTGACCATACTTTGTTTGCATTAACAGACGGTAAAGTAAAGTTTCAAGTTAAAGGTCCTAATAACCGTAAGTTTATTAGCATCGAAGCTTAA